The Rosa rugosa chromosome 1, drRosRugo1.1, whole genome shotgun sequence genomic sequence CAACGACGCCGAACCTCTCCCCGTCACGAGCCACCGCTTCGCCGAGTTCGTCGACCGCGCTCTCATCCTCCGCCCCAATTCTCCGATCAAAACCTTCCGCCTCTCTTTCATTTTCTACCACTACTACACCTCCCACGTCGACTCCTGGGTGCGCTCCGCCGTCACGCGCTTCCGGGCGCGTGAGCTCGACCTCGACTTCTTCATCGACAAAGAGTACCATCTCCGGAGCGAGGAAGATCGAGCGCCGCGTGACAAGTATGATTTCCCTTTCTCTGTGCTGAGAAACGGGTGCGTTGAGAGTCTGAGGCTCACGTACGTTGATCTCGCGTTGCCGGCGAGCATGGCCACCGTGGGGATGAGCTCGGTGAGGTCGATGTTTCTTGAGGACGTGGATTTGACGGACCAGATGTGGGAGCGTTTGATTTTGGGGTGCCCCAATCTTGAGGATTTGGAGCTTCAAAATGGAGGGATGGATCAGAATTTGAGGATATGTAGCACAAGCCTTAAGAAGCTAAAGTTTGGGTATTTTTATGACTGTTATTACAAGAACACTGTTGAGATTGATTGCCCAAACCTTGTTTCGCTGAGTTTTGATTGCATTAGCTTTACTCAGTTTCGACTTAAGAATGCATCTTCCCTGGTCGAGTTTCATCTTAATATGGTGCACCTAGATAAGTACTATGATTCGTGGAGTAAGGCTGTGAAGCTGCTTGGATCAGCGCCGAATGTCAAGTGTGTTAATGTGCAAAATTGGtggttcaaggtaattttctgGCTTGTGCTTGATCAAGTATTGTTTTCCTGTTTCGAATTTGGTTAATTTTAGGCTGATGCATTTATATGTTTATTTGTATGTTGAAATGTTCCACAAATTTAAGATGTATGGGGCAATGTGCAAGGCTAACTTTGTTTGTTCCTCATTCTATTGCTTATCACTTCCACTATACTGTCATTTATCTTTCTGTATCTGGCATAGTGCTTATAGTTTAATTTCTCGAGACAACATGATTTGTCTCAAAGTACTTCTGATTATAGTGCCTTGTTGCTTCTAATGCAATATAGTGACATTATGGTCGTGTGCACTAATTCTCATTCAGAATATTTGAGTAAGATATTGTATCTAAACGACAGTGTACAAAGAATACTGTCTACATCATTTCAACATTCCTAACCTCTACTAATTAAGTTCATTGCTACGCATTCAACTACGAGATTTTCCAAATATGATTTTAACTGCTTAACCTCTTGGCTTGTTCTAGATTTTAAAACTGGTTTCTATGGCTTtaataatttttgtttctttgttggcTTTTATCATCAAAGGATCCTTTCCCAACAAGTTTTGTATTCCACATCACTACCTCTTTGAGCTAGGGACGGGTTATTAGTTCAGTTTGTTGTTCCCTCATCGAGTAGATCAGTAGAATGAGTAGTATCCTTAAACAACTAAATATTACTATTTGTAAGCATGCTTTTTTATTATATCCTCATTCCCTTTTCAAGTTGCATTTCACCAGTTTCAACTTCTCTTAGAGCTATAAATGAATAATCCCGTTTAGTTCATGTGGTTGTCGTCCTCAATTAGTAGTATCCTGATTTAACCTTTTACTGCATAATTTCTTTGCTTGTTTTGCTTTCTTTTGATCATTGGTTTTAAGTGACTTTATTGCATTGAGGctttatatgtttatgttttCTGTGTCCGGAACTTGTGTGTCAAAGGAGAACCTTAATCCCAAAAGTTCTGTGATTGCCATCTCAACCTATTAGCTAAGAACAGGCTAATCTGTAGTTCAGGGTATTTATCAAGTAGTATCTTGAAACAATTAGATAATTTATTTCTAAAATTTGACCTATGTTTGACCACTGGTTTCAATGGCATACTATATTATTGAACCTCTTGTAATTTTACATTGTTTGCTTCCTATGCATATGTTCTCAGTTGCTGACATCAAAGGATTCTTTCCCAAAAACTTTTACGCTCCACAACCTCAGCCTCTTAGAGCTACGGACAGGGTATACTCAATATGATCTGGTTGGCATGGCTGCAGTACTTGAACTTTGTCCCAATCTTGAGACAATGATTCTTGATTACCTTCACAAGATAGAAGTTGATGTGAGTATTGTGACATACATGCTTGCAGCAATCCTGGATGCTGTTATGCCACCTATATTGATCATTCCTTTTGTTTTTCGAATCTGATCTAAACTTTAATCTTATCATTTCCAGGAGAGTTTACCAGAAGCGATCTTAAATAAACCAGTTAGATTCAATATGCCAAGACTCAAGCAAGTTAAGATGCTGAAATTTTTTGGATCGGAAGATGAAAATAATTTTGTGACTTTGTTGAAAAAGCAAGGAGTTGTCTTACAAAAGATTACACTTTTTCCTATCAAAGTCGAGGGGAACTCATCCCACCAATATCCTCCAATAGTTCTATGTGGAAACCCTCGAGAATGTGAAGTAACAGGATCTTCTCCTCCATAATATAGTAATATATACTCTGAGCTTTAGGTGGCTTATTTATAACTTCTTGTTCAAGTTAGGTGATTATTATGGATATACATTTCTACTCTGATTGGATCATCTTTTAAAGTGTTAAAATATTTTATCATATACATGTTACTCTCCTTCTTGCTTGTTGAATATTCTTTTTAGAAAGAAAGAATGAACTTAAGATCAAATACAGTTACAATTGTAAAGGAGGGCATTCATAACAAAATGAGAAAACCATTCACCATGAACATGAGTATCAAAGTTAGAGCTAGCCAACCTGCGAGCTACCTGGTTGGAATTTCTAGGAGCATGTTGAATAGAGAGTAAGGCAAAGCCTTCAAGAGGACTTCGACATCTTTGATAATACTACCCAGAGGCAACATGTCCTGCTCTTCACCACATATGGACGATAACTATGAATGATTGCACTCGATATAACTGTGGCTTGCAGCAGTT encodes the following:
- the LOC133744554 gene encoding F-box/LRR-repeat protein At3g26922-like, whose amino-acid sequence is MEQASTEIQAPNPNPSRTLNDIPDEILVQILSLIPTLEAIHNSLVSRQWRSLWSRLPFLDFSYHLFPVNDAEPLPVTSHRFAEFVDRALILRPNSPIKTFRLSFIFYHYYTSHVDSWVRSAVTRFRARELDLDFFIDKEYHLRSEEDRAPRDKYDFPFSVLRNGCVESLRLTYVDLALPASMATVGMSSVRSMFLEDVDLTDQMWERLILGCPNLEDLELQNGGMDQNLRICSTSLKKLKFGYFYDCYYKNTVEIDCPNLVSLSFDCISFTQFRLKNASSLVEFHLNMVHLDKYYDSWSKAVKLLGSAPNVKCVNVQNWWFKLLTSKDSFPKTFTLHNLSLLELRTGYTQYDLVGMAAVLELCPNLETMILDYLHKIEVDESLPEAILNKPVRFNMPRLKQVKMLKFFGSEDENNFVTLLKKQGVVLQKITLFPIKVEGNSSHQYPPIVLCGNPRECEVTGSSPP